The Leadbettera azotonutricia ZAS-9 genome has a window encoding:
- a CDS encoding undecaprenyl-diphosphate phosphatase has protein sequence MTIFEALILGVVQGITEFLPVSSSGHLVLLQKIFGITESALLFDTMVHVGTLVAVFAVLWKDIWAILKRIFQPLTLYLIIATLPAVVFALLFKDKIEGAFASGGFLGFAFLATSILLVASELLFRRAGPNKAGEGGKPRTRESMTWLDALIIGLLQAVAIIPGVSRSGSTLSGALSRKLDRDFAARFSFLLSIPAILGALVLQVKDLAGGAPAGASADGGIGVGAIAAGTIAAAIVGFFSVRFMLKIVKERSLFGFAAYTAALGVLVLVDQFGTHLFF, from the coding sequence ATGACCATTTTCGAAGCCTTGATCCTGGGTGTAGTTCAGGGGATAACTGAATTCCTGCCTGTGAGCAGTTCGGGGCATTTGGTTTTGCTTCAAAAAATATTCGGAATTACCGAGTCGGCTCTGCTTTTTGACACCATGGTTCACGTTGGAACCCTTGTTGCGGTGTTCGCAGTGCTCTGGAAGGATATTTGGGCTATACTAAAGCGTATTTTTCAGCCTTTGACCCTCTATTTGATTATCGCTACCCTTCCTGCAGTGGTTTTTGCCCTCCTGTTCAAGGATAAAATCGAAGGAGCCTTCGCTTCGGGGGGCTTTTTGGGTTTTGCCTTCCTTGCAACGTCGATCTTGCTGGTGGCTTCCGAGCTTCTTTTCCGCAGGGCCGGACCAAACAAGGCGGGAGAAGGCGGAAAACCCCGAACCCGCGAGTCCATGACCTGGCTTGACGCCCTGATCATAGGCCTACTCCAGGCTGTCGCCATTATCCCTGGTGTTTCCCGCTCCGGCTCCACCCTTTCAGGTGCACTTTCCCGCAAGCTGGATCGCGATTTCGCCGCACGTTTTTCCTTCCTCCTTTCGATTCCGGCAATCCTTGGCGCCCTGGTGCTCCAGGTGAAGGATTTGGCGGGGGGCGCGCCTGCCGGGGCAAGCGCGGACGGGGGTATTGGCGTCGGCGCCATTGCAGCGGGAACCATAGCTGCCGCGATAGTGGGATTTTTCTCGGTACGGTTTATGCTCAAGATCGTGAAGGAACGTTCGCTGTTTGGGTTTGCGGCGTATACTGCGGCGCTGGGGGTTTTAGTACTGGTTGACCAGTTTGGGACC